ggccccaggagaggaggaggaggataaCATCCAGCCTACAggatgctgccagccccaggagatgctgctctCACAGCTTTGGCTTTACTTGTAGCTTTTACCATTTCTGCCCCTGGTAAACCGCAGTCCAACTAgcctcaaaacaaaaataactgtcaCCCATCACCTTCAATGGAAACCACAGCTCCCAGTTAGCCAAGCACCAGTCCGGTGGTGGGAGGGAGGCTGCTAGCAGCCACAGGCCCTGTGGCAACAGCAGGTCCAGTTGAACTGGGACAACCAGTGAGGAAAAATCCCTGCTTACCCACAGTCAGATCCATGTTGTGCCTCTCGCCCAGCGCTCGCAGCCGGTACAAGCACCCACTCTGATAGTAGTACTGGAGGAACTGCACGAAGCCTGCAAGGAGAGCGTGGCTGCGGTCAGCAGGTGCCCAGGCACCAGctctcagcccagcagcagccgggCTCCGCGCTGACCCTGTACACAAAGACCATCCCCGGCGCCAGGGCAgtggcaggcaggagagaggcCCAGGGAAAacccaggggaggggggagctgtgagcagccacagctgggtCTCTGTGTGTCGCAGGGCCAGGCAGGCATGCTCAGCACCCCAggccagccccctgcccacgtGGCAGCACTTACTCTGGTacatggagaaggaaagaaactggtTCCTGAACATCTGGTACATGAGCCCGTCTGGCCTGCGGAGAGACGGTGCTGGCTGGGGGACGTGGGGCCGAGAGGGGACGCAgccacccctgcctgccccacagccagggtAAGGGCACCGCTGCCTCGCCCCGGCTCCCACCGAAACTGGGGGACACCCCAGCTCAGGCACAGCGTCACAGCACCTCAtgtgccccagcccagggacccTGCCTGCCACACAGAGGTGCCGATGGCTGCTTCATTTAGGGCGCTTGGGCCCGGCAAGGAACGTGTGGAGTCAACTGTTGGACCACAACGTGCACGGAGCAGGACTATGGCCATGGGTTAAGGCAGCAAAGGCCCCTTCACCTGAGCTGGCCACAGCCCGAGCCAGCCCCCCACGGGCCGGGGGGGATGCACACTTACCACGTTAGCATGACACCTGAGAGGAAGGTGGAGACATAGTGATGGAAAACCCACCAGCCTTTGATTCTGGAAGGCAGACACAGAGAAGCAGTGGTGTCAGGTCTGGAGCATGAAGCGGGACCCAAACGCACCCCGGGACAGTGAAGCCAGCCCAGCgccaccccccagctcccagggcaaGGCAAGGAGCAGGTTATGAAACAGCTGTGCACGGAGCAGGACCCAGCGCCTCCAGTTTAGGCAGCACCTGGGGACTGGGTCTCTTTCAACCGCTGCTCCACCCTCCCGCACGCCTCTGCACGGGGAGTTCCTCCCACCCTGCTCACACAGCTCATTACTGGGGTTTGCTACACACCCCAAGTAGGAGGGAGCTGCTCCCTTGGGAAGCACAGAGCTATGCAATGGGTCCCAACATCTCAGCCTTGCAGAGAAGGACCAACTCGCCACACGTCCCCCTCCCGGAACCCAAGGGACTCACTTGGATCCGTTGTTGATCAAGATGCTCTCCCGAATGGTGAGGGTGCAGTAGTACCACACCAGGAGGAAGTTAAAGACAGCATCTGTCACCCTGGTGTCAAACAAAGCAAGGTGTAAAGGTGGCAGAAGTGGCAGCACCCACACGCTGGGGGCATGGGCACAGAGGCAGCCACCCTGTGGGATGCCCACCTACCCTGCGGCCAGGGAGACCCGCTTCTCCACCACCCACCATGGCCACTGTGCGATCACAGCAGCCACAAGAGCCACCCCACTTCCAGGGCAGCGGCCAGATACTTTTTCAGGGTCTcctgttcagctctggggctttTAGGATGGGAGAGGAGGACACGGGGCCCTGGGAGGAGATCTCTGCCCAGCATCCAAGCCAGACTCACCTGGAGTTGAGGAGGAAGCGACAGGAGAAAGAGACTATGAGTAAGATGATGGTGAGGTAGAGCTTGAACTTCTCGTACTCATCTTTATATGCAAACCTGCAGGGAAGCATAAGGAAGGCTTGGAGCAAGGTGGCTGCTGGAAGTCTGTGTCCTCACCTGGGCGGACAAAAGTGTTCTGCTGGGAACCTCTGGGGCATGCTCAGGAAAAGCCCTGTCTCCTGCGTATTTCTGAGAGGAGAGCACACCAGGCTGCTTTCACACGGGTGAGGCACCTTCCAGACCCTCCAAACCATGCCAGCCTGGCGGGTGGCCAGGACAACTTGGGAAGCTGGGCAGACTGGGGTCCGTGCAGCTCTCCAAGGGGAGGCCTGGGGAACAGGGGGAGGAGGACACGGGCTCCTGGCTGGGCACCTCTGGCATTAGTGTCCCAGCATGGAGGGGGGCTCTCATGGGCCAAAACTGGCCGTTGGCGTTTCCCCAAGGGGAGAGGTGGTAGCTTGCCAGTAGCTGCACAAGTCTGACTCTCCTGGAAGCCCTTAACACAGGGGAAACCTGGAGAGGGGTTCAGTGAAGGATCCTATTGAGCGTGTCAGAGCTAACGGTCTGTCCCAGCCCAGTGGCAGAAGCGTCAGGGGGAGTCGAGGACCCGGCTGATTCCAGGAAAGGAAGCAGGGGACAGCCCGGGACGGGAATCTGCACCGGGTGAGCCAAGCCAGCCACGTGTCTGCTGCACATGCGGCAGCTCAGCCCGGGAGCTGCTGTTTCCCAGTGACAAGGGGATCCCAAGGCAGGCAAAGCACACGGCAGCAGTGACGCGAGAGCCGTACTTGGCCTGCTTGCTGAGCAGCGTGACGTTCACGTTCCCGAGCACCAGACTCAGGTACAACCTGGGGAGAGAGCAGACGGGGAGTTAGGACGGGTGCCTGCCCGGGAGCTGGCAGCGCTGCCGCGGGGGTGAGGCAGAGCTGTCCCCTCTCGTGCAGCCGCGGGGCTGAGAACCCCCAGCTGTTTTCCACTCGGAGCTGCCAAGCAGCGTGACTGGCACAAACACTCTGGCATCTCCTCCCAAGGGCAGGGGGACGGGTGGCTGAGCACACCCCCCACCTCCTGTGGGCACTGGGGTGCTTGCCGGGGCTCGCCCCCGCGCACGGCTGCCGTTCAAGGGCAGGTGAAGGCCACGAGCAGGCAGAGGAGTGAGGGGGACGAGGGCAGCGCTGCAGAGGCtcaggctggctcctgcccaggtGTCCTCCGGGGAGCCGAAGCggagcagcccagctgggacactgctgggagcagggtgaCAGCAGGTTTGTGCCTTGCAGCATTCCAGCCACAGGGACGTGGAGGGAGGAATTGGTGTTTCACCCAGGGACGAGAGGCCTCTTACCCGTTCTTCTTTGGTAGATAGGCCTCCAtctcaaagaaaacattctgcCTCTCTTTTATTAGGCTCTGGGTCTCCTGGATGGACTCCTCCTGTTCGGGACTCACGTGGGCTTTGCATCTGGGGGGGGAAACACAGGTGCTGGCATCAGGATAGCCTCTGTAACACAAGCAGCACGTGCTGGCACTTGATACATGACTGTCTCAGACAAGGACAACCCAAGGACAGGGAAGATGGACTAGAGGCAAGTCCATGACTATTGGCAGGGCAAGCTGCTCTGGCTAGCTGGGATGTTGCtaaaggaaaggaagcaggaatgAGAGTGAGTGAGGCCAGGTGATCTTCTCACCCTCGAGGAAGGATGGAGAGAGCGAGCTTTGTGCAGGAGAGGGCAGTTCAAGTTACCTGCAAAGCCCTTGCAAGCCCCAAGTTGCAAACAAGGCACAAACCGgggcagagaaaaggg
The Falco rusticolus isolate bFalRus1 chromosome 1, bFalRus1.pri, whole genome shotgun sequence genome window above contains:
- the TMEM120A gene encoding ion channel TACAN — protein: MACGASAAECLREWEELQDGYQRIQDNHKLYKQKLEELTKLQDGISSSIARQKKRLKELSFSLKKCKAHVSPEQEESIQETQSLIKERQNVFFEMEAYLPKKNGLYLSLVLGNVNVTLLSKQAKFAYKDEYEKFKLYLTIILLIVSFSCRFLLNSRVTDAVFNFLLVWYYCTLTIRESILINNGSKIKGWWVFHHYVSTFLSGVMLTWPDGLMYQMFRNQFLSFSMYQSFVQFLQYYYQSGCLYRLRALGERHNMDLTVEGFQSWMWRGLTFLLPFLFFGQFWQLYNAITLFRMLQHPECKEWQVLMCGLPFFILFLGNFFTTLRVVHQKFQNKNKDTKRN